The DNA region AGTCTCCAGGGATCCCTGGGTGTCTGGCTGCAATGGATTGCTAGCTAAATGCAGCTGCCTTCCAGCAGGTTGTGGCTCCCTGAGCGCAGCGGGGAGGGACCCCGGGTGCTTGGGGGCCTCTCCTGGGAAGTTGACGAGCTCTGCGGGAGAAATGAGTCCATCTCCATCCAGGTCCTGGGTCTCAAGCACCTGGTCTACCGTCAGGATCACCTGTGGGAACAGTTACCGTAGGTATTGCCAGGaaccctgtcccctcccccgaCAGCCTCGTCCCTGCCGCATGGGGTCTGAGCTTCCTTTTTCAGGGAGTCTACCAAAGGACCAGAGCGCCGAGGTGCTAGTCTAACGGCGTCCGGCAGTGCCTACCGGGTTGATGGGAAAGTGAGCAGCTCCGGGAGCCAGAGCCGCCGTCAACATGGACAACAGCTCCAGGCCATCCAGCTGTCCATTCTGGTCATAGTCATGGAGAGCAAAGAGGTAGAGCAGGACTGGGGGAGAAAAGCTGGGTTAGAGAAGGCGGGAACCCACAGGGCAGCGGGCACTCAGCCCCGGCTCTGTCCCCACCAGCCTCCCAGCGCCTCACCTTGCTCCCGGTCCATGTGCTCTGGATCCTCTTCCATCTTCTTCAGCCCCTTGAGGTAATTCTGCAGACGTCTGTTGAGAAAGCGGCAGATCCGTCAGGAGAGTCCCGTCTGTGACCCAAGACTTGACCAGTTAGTACCTACTGAAAGCCCTCAGCTTACTTACTGGAGCTGCTCGGGGCCTGGCTGGAACGGGTTGGGTGTGATCTGCTGTGGCTCCTCAGGGTCCAGCCTAGAACAGGGAAGAGAAGTCTCAGCCCAAGGCCTAGCTTAGATTTCCGCAGACCCAAAGGGCCCAAATGCCTAGAAAAGGCTGTGGGGGAAAAGCTCTTCAGATGTCACTGGAAAAAGAACCTTACCTCCTAAGACTGTTCGTGCAGCTCAGGTGCCTTAGTTAACTTTAGAAAACCCAATGgcgagatggctccatgggtaccagtatttgctgctctcccagaggccctgagttcaccCAGTACCCATATTGGGTGGCTCATAGCTACCTGTAACTTCAACTTCAGGGGACCTAACCCTTTCTTCTAGATTCTGcaagcattcatgcacacacGGACAcgtacatgtaaataaatacaaaattgaaaagaaaggagaaaattccTGGTGAGACTGAGGCCACCATACTAGACACACAGTGGAGGCCCAATAAGATGGTCTAgtgaagccgggcggtgatggtacacgcctttaatgccagcactcgggaggcagagccaggcagatctctgtgagttcgaggtcagcctggtctacagagcgagatccaggaaaggcgcaaagctacacagagaaaccctgtctcgaaaaacaaacaaacaaacaaacaaacaaacaaacaaacaaacaaagacacagTGGCTTATTGTTGTCTTGCTTCTTCAATGCCAGGATCCAAGGAGCAGGATCCAAGGAGCAGACTGCAAGCTAAGGCTAGCAGGGATGCCCAGGTTTCTACAGACCCAGTCTGCCCCAGGACACATCACTACCTCTCCCTTTTGAGGCAGAGGGCATAGATGTCAGCCTGGACTTTAAGTCTGCCCAGGGTCTCAGAATGTATTCTGACTCCTGCATGCGGCTACTGTTTGCCCACAGCAGCCTGGAATAGCAGACCTGACAGGAGTTGCTGCAGCCACTTAGATCACTGTCACCAGCCCTCCAAGGCTGTTCAGCATCGCTGGCCCCTCAtacccatgatcctcctgcacAAACTGAAGAAAGCAGTTCTAGCAAGTCAGAAACGTTAGCTAATGATCCCCATTTCCTTGGTATTCCCAGTGTCAGGTCTTGATTCACAGATCACAGCCCCGTCCCAGCTTCtagcctcctgctgctgctttaCACAGGACTGCGGCTGAACTCTTGGCTGCAAAGGGGTCTCCAAGCACGCACTACGTCCCTACTTGTGACATTCTGATTATCACGAGGCGGGAGGTTGGGGTGCTCAACTCAGCAATGAAGGAGGCTCCCCGCGCCTCAGAGGGGTCCTGACATCTTTCCAGAGATTCTCCCTGCCCCAGCCCAGGGACTTATCCTCCTAATCCTCTCACCTTGCAGCTCCATCCTTGGGAGCAGCGTGACCCAAAGGTAGCAGCAATAGTGGCAGCATCAACACTTGCACCAGACACTGGAACATCCTTCTGGAGACTGGAGCTAGGAACAGAATCAGAGAGTCAGGAGAGGGGTGTCTGCTGCAGTGTTGGGGGTCAGATGGCTCAGAAAGAAATGACTTCTTTCCTTGCATGTGGGAACATGTGGTGTAGGAAAAAGGACGTCTGCTCAAAGAGGACTATGCATGCACACCAGCAACCTCCCATGGAACTTTGCTCAACCTAAGTCCCGATTATAGGAAAATATATAAATCCTACTCCAGTATTTAAGTGCATAAAAGCAGAgatgtgagccgggcggtggtggcgcacgcctttaatcccagcactcgggaggcagaggcaggcagatctctgtgagttcgaggccagcctggtctacaaagtgagttccaggaaaggagcaaagctacacagagaaactctgtctcaaaaaaaaaaaaaaaaaaaaaaaaaaaaaaaaaaaaaagcagagatgtGCTGTGGGAGGTAGCTCTGGGTGTGAGGGCTCCTCCCTGTGTCCCATTGGCCCTGCTTACAGTGCTGCTTAACTGTGTCTGCTCTGGAGTGGGCCACTTcatttacagatgggaaaaggaTAGACTAGGAAAGCTGGGATCACCAAagaccaaaactatacagagagacaaagagggagaTGGACTGATAGTCTGTACTTATGAAAAACCTACTGAGGcttggtgtggtggtgaatgctcataatcctagcacttgggagacggaggcaggaggatctctgtgagtttgaggccagcttggtctacagaactagttctaggacaaccaaggctacacaaagaaaccctgtctcaaaaaacacaagtgctcaggagtctgagacaggaggattgtgagttcaaagtcagcctggctGTCTCTACATTACACAGACTTGATTATATGGAAATGGTCAAATATAAAATGAGTCTATTGGAAACACAGAACATAAAGCTTTGTGGTTCATCCTAGGGATGTGTACATATAATGTGAGTTTCCAAGGAGGCAGACGCCCATCCAAGCTGAGACATCCCCCCAGAAAAACCATCTCTGTGCAGAAAAATAATCATATGTTTGATGGTCAGGACCTCTCGTCCACAGAACCTAAAACTCAGACAATCACTAGATTTTTCTAAAGAACATTCCGTAGCTTTCAGCAGGTTCTCTAAGAGGTCCGTGATCCTAACAAGGTCTAGAACCATGTCCAGGATGGGCATTAGGTCCTTAAGAGCTGAGAGGTGGAGCTGGCAAGCACCTGGCTTACAGAGAGACAAGCATAACATTTACCAGTTTGAGCTGCCTTGAGTAAAAAGACAAAGAGTGGAAGCCCAGAAAAGATGGAGCCGTCATAGCACAGGCCCCGTGCTCATTTTGCCTttatgtgcatgcacgtgtgtgtgtgtgtgtgtgtgtgtgtgtgtgtgtgtgtgtgtgtgcgcgcgcgcgcgcgcgcgcgcacatgtgatGTATGGCCCTGTTAATACAGTTTTGCACATGCACATGGGAGTCAGAAGTTAATGTCAAATATCTTTCTTTGATCACTATCCTTGATCACAAGAaacatgaattaatttaaaaatacactatTGTTGGGAGTGATGTGGAGGTGGGCTTGTGTGCCGAGGTGTacgtgtgggagtcagaggacaactttatggagtccGAATTTTCACAGATTCCAGGAATTCAAGTCGGGTTCCCAGGCTTGCACAGTAAATATCTTTTAGCTGCCAAACCactttcctcttttgagacagagtctctcactgaacttcaAGCTGATCACTTCAGCTAAACTGGCTGCCCAAGAAGCTCAAGGATCCGCCTGTTTCTaaccccccccatacacacacacacacacacacacacacacacacacacacacacacacacagacagcactggggttacaggcacacactactGTTTTCACAGGAATTCTAGGGAGTCTGAACGCAGGTCctcagcaggcactttaccgAGTGAACCCCTCCCATCCCTGAGCCTGGCTATTTACGTGggtgctgaagattgaactcGGGTGCTCACATCTGTGTTTGACCAATCTCTCCACCCCACGCCCTCCCACCCTCAATGCCGTATTCATATGTCTACACATATGATGGCTGCTGACCGCTCCAGGGAGTACATGGAGCTTGCTGATCTCTATAAGCCCCAGTGGCCAAAGGGATGTCgaagccaccactgcctgaaagGTATTTGTAACATTAGCTGTGACTGTCGAGCCTTGGGTTCTAGTTGTACCAAGGAGAGATGACAGGGTCTCGTGGTCATTTAAGGTAGGCACCTAGAACTGAGCTCTCTCTATTAATATTAAACCCTCAAAGGGACACAGCTCTGTGACAGTGTGAGCTAGACTTCTACACCTGAGAGTGTGTTAGCAGATGTCCCAAGGACAGTAGCGACAAGGCTGGGTACAAGTAGAAAGTGTTCCCCCGGGAGCATCGAGTGGCAAGAAATTCTCAGTATACCAAAGCACTGTGAAAccagcaatgggggggggggtgagtttGACATCCACCTCATCAGGAGTGTCTGTCAAACCCAACACATGAGAACTAGAGCTGCCCGTCCGTCTGAGAGCTGTGTGCAGCAGAGGAGACCAGAGATAAAGCTTGGGCTGGCCTAATATGAACAGACTCAGGGGAGACCCCATACATCAAGCTGGGATTCCAAATAGCTATACTCAGTACAGGTGAACAAAAGGGGATGGAAAGACGGCCCAGTGGCGAagagcagctcttccagaggacctgagttcggttcccaacatccatgtcaagcagctcacaaccggCTGGAACTCCAGCTTTAGGGCTTCtgatagttccaggccagccagggctaacaaagtgagaccctgtcctatAAAAAtcatcaccaccaacaaaagcaataacaataaaagataaaGGTCTAAACTTGccgatttttaattaaaatttagaatttatgtattttatgcatgtagatgtcttgtctgcatgtatgtctgtgtaccacatgtgtgcctcatgcctgcagaagccagaagatggcatcagatcccctgtgacccaagttatggatggttgtgaaccaccacgtgggtgctacgaattgaacctgggtcctctggaagagcagagttcttaactgctgagccatctttccagctccctaaACAtcaaatttaagattaaaaaaaaaaaaaaggcagattgGAGAATTTCAAAAGTCTAGATTTCTGCAGTCATGGAAGTTCAAAGAACTGAGTGACAGCAGTTAGTTTGGAGGCCGCCTGGAGGCCTCACACGGATGTGGAAGGCAGAAAGGTCAACAGAAATCCTAAGGTGCTAAGTGGAAATCCAAGCTCTGCAGGTTGGTGCCTTGTTTCCTTTGGCCCTGGCCCAGAGACCTGTGTGGCAGGTAGCGATTGGTGACTCGGGGGAACTAGACTAGACGGTAATCTTAAAAGCTCTTTGTGTGCAAAGTCTCTGGGATAAAGATggccccccccccggggggggtcTAGTCTCCAATGTGAAAAGAAGGGGTGCATAGTGGTTGAGAGAGCCAGCTGCCAGAGACGTCAGCAGGAGAGTGCCAAGATGTGTGGCCCCTGGCCTGGATAAGAAAGAGGACACCAT from Peromyscus leucopus breed LL Stock chromosome 22, UCI_PerLeu_2.1, whole genome shotgun sequence includes:
- the Cgref1 gene encoding cell growth regulator with EF hand domain protein 1, which gives rise to MFQCLVQVLMLPLLLLPLGHAAPKDGAARLDPEEPQQITPNPFQPGPEQLQRLQNYLKGLKKMEEDPEHMDREQVLLYLFALHDYDQNGQLDGLELLSMLTAALAPGAAHFPINPVILTVDQVLETQDLDGDGLISPAELVNFPGEAPKHPGSLPAALREPQPAGRQLHLASNPLQPDTQGSLETGEETRDQAEAKREPLEAGHQTGSQVDTLSPAGEAGRQAEAEGDVPGPREDAEGQVESRVSEGEAKEPQVETLDTINTPNEVEAHSIQMENDEI